A single region of the Cronobacter condimenti 1330 genome encodes:
- the cysT gene encoding sulfate/thiosulfate ABC transporter permease CysT codes for MFAVSSRRVLPGFTLSLGTSLLFVCLILLLPLSALVMQLSQMSLAQYWEVISNPQVVAAYKVTLLSAAVASLFNGVFGLLMAWILTRYRFPGRTLLDALMDLPFALPTAVAGLTLASLFSVNGFYGEWLAKFDIKVTYTWLGIALAMAFTSIPFVVRTVQPVLEELGPEYEEAAETLGATRLQSFRKVVLPELSPALMAGVALSFTRSLGEFGAVIFIAGNIAWKTEVTSLMIFVRLQEFDYPAASAIASVILAASLLLLFAINTLQSRFGRRVVGH; via the coding sequence ATGTTTGCAGTCTCTTCTCGTCGCGTATTACCGGGGTTTACGTTAAGCCTCGGTACCAGTCTGCTGTTTGTCTGCCTGATCCTGTTGCTGCCCTTGAGCGCGCTGGTGATGCAGCTTTCCCAGATGAGCCTCGCGCAATACTGGGAAGTGATTTCCAACCCGCAGGTGGTGGCGGCATATAAAGTGACGCTGCTGTCGGCGGCGGTGGCATCGCTGTTCAACGGCGTCTTTGGCCTGCTGATGGCCTGGATTTTAACGCGCTATCGCTTTCCGGGCCGCACGCTGCTGGATGCGCTGATGGATCTTCCGTTCGCGCTGCCGACCGCCGTAGCGGGCCTGACGCTCGCCTCCCTCTTTTCGGTAAACGGCTTTTACGGCGAGTGGCTGGCGAAGTTCGATATCAAAGTGACGTATACCTGGCTTGGCATTGCGCTGGCAATGGCGTTTACCAGCATTCCTTTTGTGGTGCGAACCGTGCAGCCGGTGCTTGAAGAACTGGGCCCGGAATATGAAGAGGCGGCGGAAACGCTCGGCGCCACGCGCCTGCAAAGCTTTCGTAAAGTGGTGCTGCCGGAGCTGTCGCCTGCGCTGATGGCGGGCGTGGCGCTGTCGTTTACCCGTAGCCTTGGCGAATTTGGCGCGGTGATTTTCATCGCGGGTAACATCGCCTGGAAAACCGAAGTCACCTCGCTGATGATTTTTGTTCGTTTGCAGGAGTTCGACTACCCGGCCGCGAGCGCTATTGCCTCGGTGATTCTGGCCGCATCGCTGCTGCTGCTGTTTGCCATTAACACGCTGCAAAGCCGTTTTGGACGCAGGGTGGTAGGACATTGA
- a CDS encoding sulfate ABC transporter substrate-binding protein, with amino-acid sequence MAVKSVKKAWGALAISLLMAGSAQATELLNSSYDVSRELFAALNPPFEQQWAKDNNGDALTIKQSHAGSSKQALAILQGLKADVVTYNQVTDVQILHDKGHLIPADWQARLPNNSSPFYSTMAFLVRKGNPKNIHDWRDLVRPDVKLVFPNPKTSGNARYTYLAAWGAADKADGGDKAKTQQFMTQFLKNVEVFDTGGRGATTTFVERGLGDVLITFESEVNNIRNQYAKEGYEVVVPKVNILAEFPVAWVDKNVKANGTEKAAKAYLKWLYSPQAQQIITSYYYRVNNPEVMASLQDKFPQTELFRVEDTFGKWPDVMKTHFASGGEFDKLVAAGRK; translated from the coding sequence ATGGCCGTGAAATCAGTGAAAAAAGCATGGGGCGCGCTGGCGATTTCTCTGCTGATGGCGGGTTCCGCGCAGGCGACTGAACTGCTTAACAGCTCTTATGATGTTTCGCGCGAGCTGTTCGCTGCCCTGAACCCGCCGTTTGAACAGCAATGGGCGAAGGATAACAACGGCGATGCGCTAACGATCAAACAGTCTCACGCGGGCTCCTCGAAGCAGGCACTCGCGATTTTACAGGGCTTAAAAGCGGACGTTGTTACTTATAACCAGGTAACTGACGTTCAGATCCTGCACGACAAAGGCCATCTGATCCCGGCTGACTGGCAGGCGCGTCTGCCGAATAACAGCTCGCCGTTCTACTCAACGATGGCGTTCCTGGTGCGCAAGGGGAACCCGAAAAACATCCACGACTGGCGCGACCTGGTACGCCCGGATGTGAAGCTGGTTTTCCCGAACCCGAAAACCTCTGGTAATGCGCGTTACACCTATCTCGCCGCATGGGGCGCTGCGGATAAAGCTGACGGTGGCGATAAAGCCAAAACCCAGCAGTTTATGACTCAGTTTCTGAAAAACGTCGAAGTGTTTGATACCGGCGGTCGCGGTGCGACGACCACGTTTGTGGAGCGTGGCCTGGGCGATGTCCTGATTACCTTTGAGTCGGAAGTGAATAACATCCGTAACCAGTACGCCAAAGAAGGTTACGAAGTGGTTGTGCCGAAGGTGAATATCCTGGCGGAGTTCCCGGTCGCCTGGGTCGATAAAAATGTGAAGGCCAACGGCACGGAAAAAGCGGCCAAAGCCTATCTCAAGTGGCTTTATAGCCCACAGGCGCAGCAAATCATCACCAGCTATTACTATCGGGTGAACAACCCGGAAGTGATGGCATCACTGCAAGATAAATTCCCGCAGACCGAGCTGTTTCGCGTGGAAGACACCTTCGGGAAATGGCCGGATGTGATGAAAACCCATTTCGCCAGCGGCGGTGAGTTCGACAAGCTGGTGGCGGCGGGGCGTAAGTAA
- the cysW gene encoding sulfate/thiosulfate ABC transporter permease CysW — protein MTMMTQTERAGARINWGKWLLIGIGMLLSAFILVVPMIYIFAQAFSKGLAPVLENIANPDMLHAIWLTVLIALITVPVNLVFGTLLAWLVTRFNFPGRQLLLTLLDIPFAVSPVVAGLVYLLFYGSNGPLGSWLDANNLQIMFAWPGMVLVTVFVTCPFVVRELVPVMLSQGSHEDEAAILLGASGWQMFRRVTLPNIRWALLYGVVLTNARAIGEFGAVSVVSGSIRGETLSLPLQIELLEQDYNTVGAFTAAALLTLMAILTLFLKSALQWRLNNQEKRVQQEGNHEH, from the coding sequence ATGACAATGATGACGCAAACCGAACGCGCGGGCGCGCGTATTAACTGGGGCAAATGGTTGCTCATCGGCATCGGGATGCTGCTGTCAGCCTTTATCCTGGTCGTGCCGATGATTTACATCTTCGCGCAGGCCTTTTCCAAAGGGCTGGCGCCGGTGCTTGAAAACATCGCCAACCCGGACATGCTGCACGCCATCTGGCTGACGGTGCTGATTGCGCTGATTACCGTGCCGGTTAACCTCGTGTTCGGCACGCTGCTTGCCTGGCTGGTAACGCGTTTTAACTTCCCGGGTCGCCAGTTGCTGCTGACGCTGCTGGATATTCCTTTTGCGGTTTCGCCTGTGGTGGCGGGGCTGGTGTATCTGCTCTTTTACGGCTCGAACGGGCCGCTCGGCAGTTGGCTTGACGCCAATAATTTACAAATTATGTTCGCCTGGCCGGGCATGGTCCTGGTGACGGTCTTCGTAACCTGTCCGTTTGTGGTGCGAGAGCTGGTGCCGGTGATGCTAAGCCAGGGCAGCCATGAAGATGAAGCGGCGATTTTGCTGGGCGCGTCTGGCTGGCAGATGTTCAGGCGCGTGACGTTGCCGAATATTCGTTGGGCGCTGCTGTATGGCGTGGTGCTCACCAACGCCCGTGCGATAGGCGAGTTTGGCGCGGTGTCGGTGGTGTCCGGCTCGATTCGCGGCGAGACCCTCTCGCTGCCCTTGCAGATTGAACTGCTGGAGCAGGACTACAATACCGTCGGCGCATTTACCGCCGCCGCGCTGCTGACGCTGATGGCGATTCTGACCCTGTTTTTAAAGAGTGCGTTGCAATGGCGCCTGAATAATCAGGAAAAACGCGTGCAACAGGAGGGAAATCATGAGCATTGA
- a CDS encoding YgiW/YdeI family stress tolerance OB fold protein, translated as MKKQLIALCVAASAFTAVPVMAQEGGFSGPDNSASATAAKGGFQGPDAASTTVSEAKNLRDDAWVVLEGNIVRKMGKELYEFRDASGSVNVDIDDHVWNGVTVTPKDKVRLEGEVDKDWNSVEIDVKKITKS; from the coding sequence ATGAAAAAACAGCTTATCGCCCTGTGTGTCGCCGCCTCAGCATTCACCGCTGTGCCCGTGATGGCGCAGGAAGGCGGTTTCTCAGGCCCGGATAACAGCGCCAGCGCGACTGCCGCTAAAGGCGGTTTTCAGGGGCCGGATGCTGCCAGCACGACCGTTAGCGAAGCGAAAAACCTGCGCGACGACGCGTGGGTGGTGCTGGAAGGCAACATTGTCCGCAAAATGGGTAAAGAGCTTTATGAATTCCGCGATGCCAGCGGCAGCGTGAATGTCGATATCGACGACCACGTCTGGAACGGCGTCACCGTCACGCCGAAAGATAAAGTGCGCCTTGAGGGCGAAGTGGATAAAGACTGGAACTCCGTTGAGATCGACGTGAAGAAAATCACCAAAAGCTAA
- the crr gene encoding PTS glucose transporter subunit IIA, whose protein sequence is MGLFSKLFGDKGNSDTGTIEIVAPLSGEIVNIEDVPDVVFAEKIVGDGIAIKPTGNKMVAPVDGTIGKIFETNHAFSIESDSGIELFVHFGIDTVELKGEGFKRIAEEGQRVKKGDPVIEFDLPLLEEKAKSTLTPVVISNMDEIKELTKLSGSVTVGETPVIRIKK, encoded by the coding sequence ATGGGGTTATTTAGTAAACTGTTCGGTGATAAAGGCAATAGCGACACCGGAACCATTGAGATCGTTGCTCCACTGTCTGGTGAAATCGTTAATATTGAAGACGTGCCGGATGTAGTGTTCGCAGAGAAAATCGTTGGTGATGGCATCGCTATCAAACCGACCGGTAACAAAATGGTTGCGCCGGTTGATGGCACCATCGGTAAAATTTTCGAAACTAACCACGCTTTCTCTATCGAATCGGACAGCGGTATCGAACTGTTCGTTCACTTCGGTATTGATACCGTTGAGCTGAAAGGCGAAGGCTTCAAACGCATCGCTGAAGAAGGCCAGCGCGTGAAGAAAGGCGATCCGGTTATCGAATTCGATCTGCCACTGCTGGAAGAGAAAGCAAAATCTACGCTGACGCCGGTTGTGATTTCTAATATGGACGAAATCAAAGAGCTGACCAAGCTTTCTGGTAGCGTGACCGTCGGTGAAACGCCGGTTATCCGTATCAAGAAATAA
- a CDS encoding Dyp-type peroxidase, with protein sequence MSVVQSGILPEHCRAAIWLEASVDESERDALRAASKIFADKVATFQVQFPEANLGVVVAFGHSLWRALAGDDSASELKSFTPLGKGLAPATQHDVLIHILSLRHDVNFSVAQAALEAFGPALKIEEETHGFRWVEDRDLSGFVDGTENPAGEEKRREVAVIQDGIDAGGSYVFVQRWEHNLKQLNRMSVPDQEMMIGRTKAANEEIDGDARPVTSHLSRVDLKEDGKGLKIVRQSLPYGTASGVHGLYFCAYCARLYNIEQQLLSMFGDTDGKRDAMLRFTRPVTGGYYFAPSLTRLLTL encoded by the coding sequence ATGTCTGTGGTTCAAAGCGGTATTTTGCCGGAGCATTGTCGCGCTGCTATCTGGCTGGAAGCGAGCGTTGATGAAAGCGAACGTGATGCGCTGCGCGCGGCGAGCAAAATTTTCGCCGATAAAGTGGCGACGTTTCAGGTGCAGTTTCCTGAGGCGAATCTGGGCGTGGTTGTGGCGTTCGGGCATTCGCTGTGGCGTGCGCTGGCAGGTGATGACAGCGCATCTGAGCTGAAAAGCTTCACGCCGCTGGGTAAAGGCCTGGCGCCTGCCACGCAGCACGACGTGTTAATCCACATTCTTTCACTTCGCCACGATGTTAATTTCTCTGTCGCCCAGGCAGCGCTTGAGGCCTTCGGCCCCGCGCTGAAAATTGAGGAAGAGACTCACGGCTTCCGCTGGGTGGAAGATCGCGATCTCAGCGGTTTTGTGGACGGCACCGAAAACCCGGCGGGTGAAGAGAAGCGTCGCGAGGTAGCGGTTATCCAGGACGGTATCGACGCGGGCGGCAGCTACGTCTTCGTACAGCGCTGGGAGCATAACCTCAAACAGCTCAACCGCATGAGCGTGCCGGATCAAGAGATGATGATTGGCCGCACCAAAGCCGCCAACGAAGAGATTGACGGCGATGCGCGTCCGGTGACGTCGCACCTCTCACGCGTCGATTTGAAAGAAGACGGCAAAGGGCTGAAGATTGTGCGCCAGAGTTTGCCATACGGCACCGCAAGCGGCGTTCACGGCCTTTATTTCTGCGCCTACTGCGCGCGCCTGTATAACATTGAACAGCAACTGCTGAGCATGTTTGGCGATACTGACGGCAAGCGCGACGCCATGCTGCGCTTCACGCGTCCGGTGACGGGCGGCTACTATTTTGCCCCGTCGCTGACCCGCCTGCTTACTCTCTGA
- the amiA gene encoding N-acetylmuramoyl-L-alanine amidase AmiA produces the protein MSTFKPLKKLTSRRQLLRTGLAALALTTLKPALAKEESPALNTRNSHSKPKAKKAGARRLVMLDPGHGGIDTGAIGHNGSREKHVVLAIAKNVRAILRNHGIDAKLTRNNDTFIPLYDRVEIAHKHGADLFMSIHADGFTSPSAAGASVFALSNRGASSAMAKYLSDRENAADDVAGSSVKNKDHYLQQVLFDLVQTDTIKNSLTLGSHILRQIKPVHHLHSRNTEQAAFVVLKSPSIPSVLVETSFITNPQEEKLLGTAAFRQKIATAIANGVISYFNWFDNHKAHSKRG, from the coding sequence ATGAGCACTTTCAAACCATTAAAAAAACTCACCTCGCGCCGTCAGCTGCTACGCACCGGTCTCGCTGCACTCGCGCTGACCACGTTAAAACCGGCACTGGCGAAAGAAGAGAGCCCTGCGCTCAACACGCGTAACAGCCATAGCAAACCGAAGGCGAAAAAAGCAGGCGCGCGCCGCCTTGTGATGCTCGATCCGGGCCACGGCGGCATTGATACCGGCGCTATTGGTCATAACGGCTCCCGGGAAAAGCACGTGGTGCTGGCGATTGCCAAAAACGTGCGCGCCATCCTTCGTAACCACGGCATCGACGCCAAACTGACCCGTAACAACGACACATTCATCCCGCTCTACGATCGCGTAGAAATCGCGCATAAACACGGCGCGGATTTGTTTATGTCGATCCACGCCGACGGCTTCACCAGCCCAAGCGCCGCGGGTGCGTCGGTCTTTGCGCTCTCTAACCGCGGCGCCAGTAGCGCCATGGCAAAGTATCTCTCCGATCGCGAAAACGCCGCCGACGACGTGGCGGGCAGCAGCGTGAAGAATAAAGATCATTATCTCCAGCAGGTACTGTTTGACCTGGTACAGACCGACACCATTAAAAACAGCCTGACGCTCGGCTCGCATATCCTGCGCCAGATAAAACCGGTGCATCATCTGCACAGCCGCAACACCGAGCAGGCGGCGTTCGTGGTGTTGAAATCACCGTCGATCCCGTCCGTGCTGGTAGAAACCTCCTTCATCACCAACCCGCAGGAAGAAAAACTGCTCGGCACCGCCGCCTTCCGTCAGAAGATAGCGACGGCCATCGCCAACGGGGTGATAAGCTATTTCAACTGGTTCGATAACCATAAAGCCCACTCGAAACGAGGCTAA
- the hemF gene encoding oxygen-dependent coproporphyrinogen oxidase produces MAPDIQRVKTFLLDLQDRICQQLAAVDGDSFVEDAWQREGGGGRSRVLRDGVVFEQAGVNFSHVHGDAMPASATAHRPELAGRSFEAMGVSLVVHPRNPYVPTSHANVRFFIAEKPGTDPVWWFGGGFDLTPFYGFEDDAAHWHRTARDLCQPFGEDVYPRYKKWCDDYFYLKHRQEARGIGGLFFDDLNTPDFDTCFGFIQAVGNGYLDAYLPIVERRKAQPWGEREREFQLYRRGRYVEFNLVWDRGTLFGLQTGGRTESILMSMPPLVRWEYGYQPEENSPEAALYRDFLPVRDWV; encoded by the coding sequence ATGGCACCGGATATTCAGCGCGTAAAAACCTTCCTGCTCGATTTACAGGACCGCATCTGCCAGCAGCTGGCCGCGGTTGATGGCGACAGCTTCGTCGAAGACGCCTGGCAGCGCGAGGGCGGCGGCGGGCGCAGCCGCGTGCTGCGCGATGGCGTCGTTTTTGAGCAGGCAGGCGTCAACTTCTCTCACGTGCATGGCGACGCGATGCCCGCATCCGCCACCGCGCATCGCCCGGAACTGGCGGGCCGCAGCTTCGAAGCGATGGGCGTTTCGCTGGTGGTGCATCCACGCAACCCCTACGTGCCGACAAGCCACGCTAACGTGCGCTTTTTCATCGCCGAAAAACCGGGCACCGATCCGGTCTGGTGGTTTGGCGGCGGGTTCGATTTAACGCCGTTTTACGGTTTTGAAGACGACGCCGCGCACTGGCACCGCACCGCGCGCGATCTTTGCCAGCCGTTCGGCGAGGATGTCTATCCACGTTATAAAAAATGGTGCGACGACTACTTCTATCTGAAGCATCGCCAGGAGGCGCGCGGCATCGGCGGGTTGTTCTTTGACGATCTCAACACGCCCGATTTCGACACCTGCTTTGGGTTTATACAGGCCGTCGGCAACGGCTATCTCGACGCTTATCTGCCCATCGTGGAGCGTCGCAAAGCGCAGCCCTGGGGCGAGCGCGAGCGCGAGTTTCAGCTCTACCGCCGTGGACGTTACGTGGAGTTCAATCTGGTCTGGGACCGCGGCACGCTGTTCGGGCTGCAAACCGGCGGACGCACCGAATCGATTCTGATGTCGATGCCGCCGCTGGTGCGCTGGGAATATGGCTACCAGCCGGAAGAGAACAGCCCGGAGGCAGCGCTGTATCGCGATTTCCTGCCTGTGCGTGACTGGGTGTAA
- a CDS encoding DUF2919 domain-containing protein, translating into MFLPSDYDNQGWLKLPALFWAVLLLQARTWALFVLAGASRGQGEALLGLFYPDRQSFWMGLAAGTPAMLTFLLSGRRHGFPRLWRAARYVLMLTQALMLVSQALLLWRDTAGGIALALLVLDAWALWLLISHRRLAACFETPQP; encoded by the coding sequence ATGTTTTTACCTTCTGATTATGATAACCAGGGCTGGCTGAAGCTCCCGGCGCTCTTCTGGGCGGTGCTGTTGTTACAGGCGCGTACCTGGGCGTTGTTCGTGCTGGCAGGCGCATCGCGTGGGCAGGGCGAGGCGTTACTGGGACTGTTTTATCCTGACCGGCAGAGCTTCTGGATGGGCCTTGCGGCAGGCACGCCCGCGATGCTGACGTTTTTATTAAGCGGGCGGCGGCACGGCTTTCCGCGGCTGTGGCGGGCCGCTCGCTATGTCCTGATGCTGACCCAGGCGCTGATGCTGGTGTCCCAGGCGTTGTTGCTCTGGCGCGATACGGCCGGGGGGATAGCGCTGGCCCTGTTGGTGCTGGACGCCTGGGCATTGTGGCTGCTGATTTCGCATCGCCGCCTGGCCGCCTGTTTTGAAACGCCGCAGCCCTGA
- the cysM gene encoding cysteine synthase CysM has product MNTLEHTIGNTPLVRLQRLGPDNGSEIWVKLEGNNPAGSVKDRAALAMITRAEARGEITPGDTLIEATSGNTGIALAMIAAVKGYRMTLLMPDNMSMERKAAMQAYGARLVLVSREQGMEGARDLAADMAQRGEGIILDQFNNPDNPWAHYTTTGPEIWHQTGGRITHFVSSMGTTGTITGVSRFLREQAKPVTVVGLQPEEGSSIPGIRRWPAEYLPGIFDASLVDDVLDIHHRDAENTMRDLARKEGIFCGVSSGGAVCGALRVAHANPGAVVVAIICDRGDRYLSTGVFSEESYSQGAGI; this is encoded by the coding sequence GTGAATACACTCGAACACACCATCGGCAATACTCCTCTGGTCAGGCTTCAGCGTCTGGGGCCAGACAACGGCAGTGAAATCTGGGTCAAACTCGAAGGCAACAATCCGGCCGGTTCAGTCAAGGACAGGGCCGCGCTCGCGATGATTACGCGTGCCGAGGCGCGCGGCGAGATCACGCCTGGCGATACGCTTATCGAAGCGACGAGTGGCAATACCGGGATCGCGCTGGCGATGATTGCCGCAGTAAAAGGGTATCGCATGACGCTACTGATGCCAGACAACATGAGCATGGAGCGCAAAGCGGCGATGCAGGCGTATGGTGCAAGGCTCGTGCTGGTGAGCCGGGAGCAGGGGATGGAAGGCGCACGCGATCTCGCCGCCGACATGGCGCAGCGCGGCGAAGGCATTATTCTCGACCAGTTTAATAATCCGGATAACCCCTGGGCGCACTATACGACGACAGGCCCGGAGATCTGGCACCAGACCGGTGGGCGTATTACGCATTTTGTCTCCAGTATGGGAACGACCGGGACGATTACCGGCGTGAGCCGTTTTCTGCGTGAACAGGCCAAACCGGTGACGGTGGTCGGGCTTCAGCCTGAAGAGGGCAGCAGCATTCCCGGCATTCGCCGTTGGCCCGCGGAATATCTGCCAGGGATTTTTGACGCCTCCCTGGTTGACGACGTGCTGGATATTCACCACCGCGATGCGGAAAATACGATGCGCGATCTGGCACGCAAAGAGGGGATTTTCTGCGGCGTCAGCTCTGGCGGCGCAGTCTGTGGTGCGCTGCGTGTGGCGCACGCGAACCCGGGTGCCGTGGTAGTGGCGATTATCTGCGACAGGGGCGACCGCTATCTTTCAACGGGCGTATTCAGCGAAGAGAGTTACAGCCAGGGCGCAGGGATTTAA
- the cysA gene encoding sulfate/thiosulfate ABC transporter ATP-binding protein CysA, which produces MSIEIANIKKSFGRTQVLNDISLDIPSGQMVALLGPSGSGKTTLLRIIAGLEHQTSGQIRFHGTDVSRLHARERKVGFVFQHYALFRHMTVFDNIAFGLTVLPRRERPGAAVIKQKVTQLLEMVQLAHLADRYPAQLSGGQKQRVALARALAVEPQILLLDEPFGALDAQVRKELRRWLRQLHEELKFTSVFVTHDQEEAMEVADRVVVMSQGDIEQADAPEHVWREPATRFVLEFLGEVNRLKGTVRGGQFHVGAHRWPLGFTPAYQGAVDLFLRPWEVDVSRRTSLDSPLPVHVLEVSPKGHYMQLVVQPQGWYDEPLTVVSREDYVPHRGERLFVGLQNARIYHGNERIETRENIALAKSA; this is translated from the coding sequence ATGAGCATTGAGATTGCCAATATTAAGAAATCTTTTGGTCGCACCCAGGTGCTGAATGATATCTCACTGGATATCCCTTCCGGCCAGATGGTGGCGCTGCTTGGGCCGTCCGGCTCCGGCAAAACCACACTGCTGCGTATTATCGCAGGGCTTGAACACCAGACCAGCGGGCAGATCCGGTTTCATGGCACCGACGTGAGCCGCCTGCACGCACGCGAGCGTAAAGTTGGGTTTGTGTTCCAGCACTATGCGCTGTTCCGCCATATGACGGTGTTCGACAATATTGCGTTCGGCCTGACGGTGCTGCCGCGTCGTGAACGTCCCGGCGCGGCGGTTATCAAACAAAAGGTCACTCAACTGCTGGAAATGGTCCAGCTTGCCCATCTCGCGGACCGTTACCCGGCGCAGCTTTCCGGCGGGCAGAAGCAGCGCGTGGCGCTGGCTCGCGCGCTGGCAGTGGAGCCGCAAATTCTGCTGCTCGATGAGCCTTTCGGCGCGCTGGATGCCCAGGTGCGTAAAGAGCTCCGGCGCTGGCTGCGTCAGTTGCATGAAGAGCTGAAATTTACCAGCGTCTTCGTGACCCATGACCAGGAAGAAGCAATGGAAGTGGCTGACCGCGTGGTGGTCATGAGTCAGGGCGATATTGAACAGGCTGATGCCCCGGAACACGTGTGGCGTGAACCCGCCACGCGTTTCGTGCTGGAGTTCCTGGGTGAGGTCAATCGCCTCAAAGGCACTGTACGCGGCGGGCAATTCCACGTTGGCGCGCACCGCTGGCCGCTTGGCTTTACGCCTGCGTATCAGGGGGCAGTGGATCTCTTCTTACGCCCGTGGGAAGTGGATGTGAGCCGCCGCACGAGCCTGGATTCTCCTTTACCGGTCCATGTGCTGGAGGTAAGCCCGAAAGGCCACTATATGCAACTGGTGGTACAGCCGCAGGGCTGGTATGACGAACCGCTGACGGTGGTGTCGCGCGAAGACTATGTGCCGCATCGCGGCGAGCGGCTGTTCGTGGGCCTGCAGAACGCGCGCATTTATCACGGCAACGAGCGTATCGAGACACGCGAGAATATTGCTCTGGCGAAGTCTGCCTGA
- a CDS encoding GNAT family acetyltransferase: MEIRVFRQADFEEVITLWERCDLLRSWNDPEMDIERKLNHDPDLFLVAEVSGEIVGSVMGGYDGHRGSAYYLGVHPEFRGRGIANALLNRLEKKLIARGCPKINIQIREENDVVLGMYERLGYEHQDVISLGKRLIEDQEY, from the coding sequence ATGGAGATACGCGTTTTTCGCCAGGCAGACTTTGAAGAAGTCATCACCCTGTGGGAGCGCTGCGATCTGCTGCGTTCGTGGAACGATCCTGAGATGGATATCGAACGTAAACTCAACCATGACCCGGATCTTTTCCTGGTAGCGGAAGTCAGCGGCGAAATCGTCGGCTCTGTGATGGGCGGCTATGACGGCCATCGCGGCTCGGCGTACTACCTCGGTGTTCACCCGGAGTTTCGCGGGCGCGGTATTGCGAATGCGCTGCTTAACCGGCTGGAGAAGAAGCTCATTGCGCGCGGCTGCCCGAAAATCAATATCCAGATCCGGGAAGAAAACGATGTGGTGCTCGGCATGTATGAACGGCTTGGCTATGAACATCAGGATGTGATTAGTCTTGGCAAACGGCTTATCGAGGATCAGGAATACTGA
- a CDS encoding RpoE-regulated lipoprotein, producing MKKLPLLLCGTSLLLGGCSTLSSVNWSAAAPWHWFDWWGSSLEVTEKGVGDITADTPLEEAALHEALGDDYRLRSGMRASGGTIVRYFEAMKENQLALVVNGENGKVSRIEVLDKAIATDSGVEIGTPFGDLFKKAQGACQKAGASDEAAVECQAPGSEHIRYVFSGDWRGPQELMPPDDTLKGWTLKKIVWHRG from the coding sequence ATGAAGAAATTGCCTCTGCTGCTGTGTGGGACGTCGTTATTACTGGGCGGATGCTCAACGCTCTCCAGTGTGAACTGGTCGGCGGCGGCCCCGTGGCACTGGTTTGACTGGTGGGGCTCCTCGCTTGAAGTGACGGAAAAAGGCGTTGGCGATATCACCGCCGACACGCCGCTTGAAGAAGCCGCGCTGCATGAGGCGCTGGGTGATGACTACCGGCTGCGCAGCGGGATGCGAGCCAGCGGCGGCACGATTGTTCGCTATTTCGAGGCGATGAAAGAGAACCAACTGGCGCTGGTGGTAAATGGCGAAAACGGCAAAGTGAGCCGCATCGAGGTGCTGGATAAAGCGATTGCAACCGACAGCGGTGTGGAGATTGGCACGCCGTTTGGCGATCTCTTCAAAAAAGCTCAGGGCGCGTGCCAGAAAGCAGGCGCGTCGGATGAGGCCGCCGTTGAGTGTCAGGCACCCGGCAGCGAGCATATCCGCTATGTGTTTAGCGGCGACTGGCGCGGCCCGCAGGAGCTGATGCCGCCAGACGATACGCTCAAAGGCTGGACGCTGAAAAAGATTGTCTGGCACCGCGGATAG